A region of the Saccharomyces eubayanus strain FM1318 chromosome V, whole genome shotgun sequence genome:
GGTGAAGCTGGTGACACTGTCCAATTCGCCGAATACATTCAAGCAAATATCCAATTATACTCTATTAGAGAAGATTATGAACTATCTCCACAAGCCGTGTCTAGTTTCGTCAGACAGGAATTGGCCAAATCAATCAGATCGAGAAAGCCTTATCAGGTCAATGTGTTGATTGCTGGGTatgacaaaaagaagaacagacCAGAGCTGTACCAAATAGACTATTTGGGTACCAAAGTAGAATTACCTTACGGTGCTCATGGTTATTCAGGGTTTTATACATTTTCAATACTAGATCGCCATTATAGACCTGATATGACAACTGAAGAGGGCCTAACTCTACTAAAACTTTGCGTACAAGAGCTAGAAAAGAGAATGCCAATGGATTTCAAAGGCGTCATCGTCAAGGTTGTAGATAAAGACGGTATAAGACAAATAGACGACTTCCAGACAAAATGAAAGATCTTCAGGGAAAAtagacaaaaagaaaactgtCAGAGACATGTTTAAAAGTGATCTCTTCACTCATCATATAACTAAAACTAAAATTTTCttaagtattttttttccctgtACTTTATAAAGTATACCTAACACgaattttatttttcactcaCTAGTAACATAACACGTCGAAACAAAGGGATTTCTTATTGTTGGCTAACAGTACAAGAAGTCTTTCTTATACTATATCAATGAATTCCCACTATAATaaatgttattattgtcaaGACACTTGTAAAGGTTATATAAGTGTATTACCCGTATCGGTCATTTTTAAAAGTGAGGCTACATAGAGTTAATATCTATTAGATGACTTAGCATTATTACTTCATATGCAGTAGCTTTATTGTGTACATCGACTCAATACTACGCAAGAGGGCAACACAACTTTgagcaaaagaaataaagtaCGGCTAGAATGTCTGATGTTTCGAAAACCATAGCTTCTATTGTAGGGTCCGATGACCCTGTGATCATTGAATTCATACTAAATATCATGAAtagatcaaaaaatttgcaaGAGTTCatacaaaatattcaaGGCTTAGAAGCCGGCATATCTTACGAAGACAGTACTAAATTGTATAAtgtattttcaaaaaatgacaagaatgaaaagagCCCAGACATTGTTATAGATTCAGGGTTAAGTCGCGAAGTTCATCAAATCTTAAAGGATGACGTTAATTTGGACGACCCTGTAGTGACTGATTTCGTACTTAGCATTTTAAATGAATCCAAGTCAATAACcgaatttcaagaaaaactaaGCTCCATGCAAAGCGGTCTCGATAATGAAACAATCTTTAAAATATATCAAATCGTATCCCCGCCTATAgcgaaagaagaagctcCAAAAACCAAGATTGCAATAAAAGCAGAAGCAAAAGTGAGCCAAGAggcagaagaaaaagagcgGAAAACAGACGATTTAGACCTTAATCCTGTTCTTGATAAAGTATATCGTGGTAGAGTGAGAAATATAACCGCTTTTGgttgttttgttcaaaTCTTGGGGACACAAAGGAAGAACTGCGATGGGTTGGTTCATATATCGGAAATGTYAAAACAAAGAATAAGGGATCCACATGATTTAGTGAAACAAGGTCAACACGTGTTTGTTAAAGTAATAAAAGTacaaaataatggaaaaataTCGCTCTCGATGAAAGGCGTTGATCAAGATAATGGAGAAATGGAGGAAACAAATGATACAGAGGTTGAAAGTAGAGGTAGACCTAACGATATTCAAACAGGTAGACCggcaaaaaataagattAAAAGGCGTGCGTTAACTTCACCTGAAAGATGGGAGATTCGACAACTCATTGCTAGTGGTGCTGCTTCTATCGACGATTATCCAGAACTAAAGGAGGAAATCCCCAGAAATACTTCCTATATAATGGAAGAGGAGAATAAAGTAGCAACACCTTctaacgaaaaaaattctgaGGGTGTGAAACCAGAAGTaaaggaggaagaggaacagaTAGACGAGATTGATGTCGAGCTGAATACAGATGATGAACCTAAATTCCTGAAAGATCAACAAGTTAAGGGTGCCagaaaatatgaaatgCCTAAAATAACAAAAGTTCCAAGAGGATCCATGAATCGTACAGCAATGAATGGTTCGAATGCTGTAAGAGATCacagagaagaaaaaatgaagaaaaaaagagagattgaacaaaaaataagaaaaaaacaatcatTTGACGATCCTACGAAGAACAAACAAGATTCCAGGAATGAAATCCAAACGTTGAGAAACCAATTGGTTGTTACTGAATGGGAAAGGAACAGAATGAATGAACCTATTTCCTACGGGAAAAGAACCTCCATGCCAATCAGCG
Encoded here:
- the PRE1 gene encoding proteasome core particle subunit beta 4, whose protein sequence is MDIILGIRVKDSVILASSKAVTRGISVLKDSDDKTRQLSPHALMSFAGEAGDTVQFAEYIQANIQLYSIREDYELSPQAVSSFVRQELAKSIRSRKPYQVNVLIAGYDKKKNRPELYQIDYLGTKVELPYGAHGYSGFYTFSILDRHYRPDMTTEEGLTLLKLCVQELEKRMPMDFKGVIVKVVDKDGIRQIDDFQTK